In Caproicibacterium amylolyticum, a genomic segment contains:
- the rd gene encoding rubredoxin: MKYVCDVCGYEYDPEIGDPDNGIAAGTKFEDLPEDWVCPLCGVGKDQFSPKAE; encoded by the coding sequence TTGAAGTACGTATGCGATGTATGCGGCTACGAGTATGATCCGGAAATTGGCGATCCGGATAACGGTATTGCAGCTGGTACAAAATTTGAGGATCTACCAGAAGATTGGGTCTGCCCGCTGTGCGGGGTCGGCAAAGACCAGTTTTCACCAAAAGCCGAGTAA
- a CDS encoding ArsR/SmtB family transcription factor, with the protein MREYLTKEETVTFCKALSSELRVDMLQYIYKNKGVSLIDLADTMGVSRAAITQNMKILTEANLVEIKPVSGQRDARKACFLKEDRFAISLGERFDSDNIYFAEMPIGQYTDYEAHPTCGIANTSSLIGIVDDPRYFDDPLRVSASILWFSSGFVEYRLPNYLQEGQCPVELQISMELSSEAPGIAENWPSDIYFYLNNTLLGCWTSPGDFGEVRGLYTPEWWFSNWNQYGLLKLLSVNRHGTFIDGAMVSPVTIQSLGLNEKSDFRFRISAPSDSCHAGGLTLFGHGFGNYNQDIKLHVIYGDKEAE; encoded by the coding sequence ATGCGGGAATACTTGACGAAAGAGGAGACGGTGACCTTCTGCAAGGCGCTCAGTTCCGAACTGCGCGTGGATATGCTCCAGTATATTTATAAAAACAAGGGTGTCAGCCTGATTGATTTGGCGGACACTATGGGTGTCAGCCGCGCGGCGATTACGCAGAATATGAAAATCCTGACAGAAGCGAATTTGGTGGAAATTAAGCCAGTCAGTGGCCAACGGGATGCCCGCAAAGCCTGCTTCCTCAAGGAGGATCGCTTCGCAATTTCACTGGGTGAACGGTTTGATTCAGATAACATCTACTTTGCGGAAATGCCGATTGGACAGTATACGGATTATGAGGCACACCCTACCTGCGGCATTGCAAATACCTCCTCACTCATTGGCATTGTGGACGACCCGCGTTACTTTGATGACCCGCTGCGCGTTAGTGCAAGTATCCTCTGGTTCAGTTCCGGTTTTGTGGAATACCGTCTGCCCAACTATCTGCAGGAGGGGCAGTGCCCGGTGGAACTGCAGATTTCCATGGAACTTTCCTCTGAAGCACCCGGCATAGCGGAAAATTGGCCGAGTGACATCTACTTTTACCTGAATAATACGCTGCTGGGCTGCTGGACAAGCCCCGGTGACTTTGGCGAGGTGCGGGGTCTGTATACGCCGGAATGGTGGTTTTCCAACTGGAATCAGTACGGCTTGTTAAAACTGCTTTCTGTAAACCGCCACGGTACCTTTATTGACGGTGCAATGGTTTCTCCGGTGACAATTCAGAGCCTTGGGCTGAATGAAAAAAGCGACTTCCGCTTTCGCATTTCCGCTCCGTCGGATTCCTGCCACGCGGGTGGCCTGACGCTGTTTGGTCATGGCTTTGGCAACTACAATCAAGATATTAAGTTGCACGTTATTTACGGTGACAAAGAAGCGGAATGA
- the pfkB gene encoding 1-phosphofructokinase: MIYTITCNPSLDYVMNLPQLETGRVNRTVSTQLYPGGKGINVSIVLQNLGLASTALGFAGGFTGKELTHRLKQLGCRADFINIPGETRINVKLQTSEMTDVNAAGPAIPQEAVTQLFAKLNTLQSGDTLVLAGAIPKSLPSDYYEQILTYISKKDVRVVVDATRELLTDTLPCHPFLMKPNEQELGEIFGKELHTAADVTACAQELQKRGAQNVLVSIGAHGALFAAADGMVLSSAPPKGTAVNAVGAGDSMVAGFLYGLEQSGSYTKAFRWGLAAGSATAYQPWLTKKAEVEALLNGFSFSPVTEF; the protein is encoded by the coding sequence ATGATTTACACAATTACCTGTAACCCCTCACTGGATTATGTGATGAATCTTCCCCAACTGGAAACAGGCCGCGTAAACCGCACGGTTTCCACACAGCTTTACCCTGGTGGGAAAGGTATCAATGTTTCCATTGTACTGCAAAACTTAGGGCTTGCCAGCACCGCGCTCGGCTTTGCGGGCGGCTTCACCGGAAAAGAACTGACCCATCGGCTAAAACAACTTGGCTGCCGCGCGGACTTTATCAACATTCCCGGCGAAACACGCATTAATGTAAAACTGCAAACTAGTGAAATGACAGACGTAAATGCCGCCGGCCCCGCCATTCCGCAGGAAGCGGTTACGCAGCTTTTCGCCAAACTGAACACCCTGCAAAGCGGTGATACGCTGGTACTGGCCGGCGCAATTCCCAAAAGCCTGCCCTCAGATTATTATGAACAAATTTTAACCTACATCTCCAAAAAAGATGTCCGTGTGGTGGTAGATGCCACGCGGGAATTACTGACAGATACTCTGCCCTGCCATCCATTTTTGATGAAACCGAACGAGCAGGAACTGGGCGAAATCTTCGGCAAAGAACTGCACACTGCTGCTGACGTAACCGCCTGTGCACAGGAACTGCAAAAGCGCGGCGCACAGAATGTTCTGGTTTCCATTGGCGCGCACGGCGCACTTTTTGCCGCGGCAGACGGAATGGTTCTGAGCAGTGCACCGCCCAAAGGCACTGCCGTCAATGCGGTCGGTGCCGGTGACAGCATGGTCGCCGGATTCCTTTACGGTCTGGAACAAAGCGGCAGCTACACCAAAGCGTTCCGCTGGGGACTTGCCGCAGGCAGTGCCACCGCTTATCAGCCGTGGCTGACAAAAAAGGCAGAAGTGGAAGCGCTGTTGAATGGATTCTCTTTTTCGCCTGTTACAGAGTTTTAA
- a CDS encoding GntR family transcriptional regulator translates to MFSLNYKSGEPIYEQLYHSVTKLAALGGFNREEQLPSVRALAQEMGVNPATVQKAYQLLERDGIICSVPGKGSFLANDSAALARQQENAKKHLVAAVDEARNSGLAAEEILAAVKAALGGEKND, encoded by the coding sequence GTGTTCAGTTTGAATTATAAGAGCGGAGAGCCGATTTATGAGCAGCTGTACCATTCCGTGACCAAATTAGCGGCGCTGGGCGGCTTTAACAGAGAGGAACAACTGCCCAGCGTGCGGGCTCTTGCGCAGGAGATGGGAGTAAACCCCGCAACTGTGCAGAAAGCATATCAGCTGCTGGAACGGGACGGAATTATCTGTTCTGTTCCAGGCAAAGGGTCTTTTTTAGCAAATGACAGCGCCGCGCTTGCGCGGCAGCAGGAAAACGCAAAGAAACACTTGGTGGCTGCGGTAGACGAGGCACGCAATTCCGGCCTTGCAGCCGAAGAAATTCTGGCGGCAGTCAAGGCCGCACTGGGAGGGGAAAAGAATGATTGA
- a CDS encoding alpha-N-arabinofuranosidase: MKQAKLHIEKDFRIAEVDERLFSSFLEHLGRAIYTGIYEPGHPQADENGYRMDVMKLIQQLGVSHIRYPGGNFLSGYDWKDGIGPKEDRPRRLDLAWHTIESNQFGIDEFYDWSKKAGTQIMGAVNMGTGTPKDAGQLVEYCNFAGGTYWSDLRAKNGHKDPLNIKLWCIGNEMDGEWQICHLDADDYGKKAVEAAKIMRWIDDSIQMVACGSASTLQKTYPEWDRKVMEYTYDYVDYLSLHRYYENEGNDFDFLASFVDMDRFIHTLEGTANYVKALKRGTKDICFSFDEWNVWYQQHQQPHPWQEAPEILEDHYTLLDALVFAGMSMTLLNHADRVKIACLAQLVNVIAPIFTEKGGRVIKQSIYYPFEYMSKFGRGTVLKPVVSTPTAESRYGDTPLLQQSVVYDEKTNAVTVFALNIGAEEMQLDLDLRSFGKVKMQEHICMAGSLSATNTFAQPDAVTPKDLPLEQGEFDTCSVILQPQSYHVLRFSL, translated from the coding sequence ATGAAACAAGCGAAACTTCACATTGAAAAAGACTTTCGCATTGCCGAGGTGGATGAGCGTCTGTTCAGTTCCTTTTTGGAGCACCTTGGCCGTGCAATCTATACGGGTATTTATGAGCCGGGCCACCCGCAGGCGGATGAAAACGGCTACCGTATGGATGTTATGAAACTTATCCAGCAGCTTGGCGTTTCCCACATCCGCTATCCGGGCGGCAACTTCCTTTCCGGCTATGACTGGAAAGACGGTATTGGCCCCAAAGAGGACCGCCCGCGCCGCCTTGACCTTGCATGGCACACGATTGAAAGCAACCAGTTCGGCATTGATGAATTTTACGACTGGAGCAAAAAAGCTGGCACGCAGATTATGGGTGCTGTCAACATGGGTACCGGTACACCGAAAGATGCCGGTCAGCTGGTGGAATACTGCAACTTTGCAGGCGGAACCTACTGGAGCGACTTGCGCGCCAAGAACGGCCACAAAGACCCGCTGAACATCAAGCTTTGGTGCATTGGCAACGAGATGGACGGCGAGTGGCAGATTTGTCACTTGGATGCGGACGATTACGGCAAAAAGGCTGTGGAAGCAGCCAAAATTATGCGCTGGATTGATGACAGCATTCAGATGGTCGCCTGCGGCAGTGCCAGCACACTTCAGAAAACATACCCGGAATGGGACCGCAAAGTGATGGAGTACACTTACGACTATGTGGACTACCTTTCTCTGCACCGCTACTATGAAAACGAAGGAAATGACTTTGATTTCCTCGCTTCCTTTGTGGATATGGACCGCTTCATCCACACGCTTGAGGGCACGGCAAACTATGTAAAAGCGCTCAAGCGCGGCACCAAGGACATCTGCTTCTCCTTTGACGAGTGGAACGTTTGGTACCAGCAGCATCAGCAGCCACATCCGTGGCAGGAAGCACCGGAGATTCTGGAAGACCATTACACCCTGCTGGACGCATTGGTGTTTGCGGGCATGAGCATGACCTTGCTCAACCACGCCGACCGCGTAAAGATTGCCTGCCTTGCACAGTTGGTCAACGTGATTGCACCAATCTTTACCGAAAAGGGCGGACGCGTCATCAAACAGAGCATTTACTATCCTTTCGAGTACATGTCCAAGTTTGGCCGTGGCACCGTTCTGAAGCCGGTTGTCAGTACACCGACCGCAGAAAGCCGCTACGGCGACACACCGCTGCTGCAGCAGAGCGTGGTTTACGACGAAAAAACAAATGCCGTTACGGTGTTTGCGCTGAATATCGGTGCCGAAGAAATGCAGCTTGACCTTGACCTGCGTTCCTTTGGCAAGGTGAAGATGCAGGAACACATCTGCATGGCGGGTTCGCTTTCCGCGACAAACACCTTTGCACAGCCGGATGCGGTTACGCCGAAGGATTTGCCGTTAGAGCAGGGCGAGTTTGACACCTGCAGTGTGATTCTGCAGCCGCAGTCCTACCATGTGCTTCGTTTCAGCCTGTAA
- a CDS encoding DUF6514 family protein, with product MVKEEIGKTAIGNTQLVYYVYSADGSFGVGISETKTETATGTVLGGRKQAVNLANTLLRNLVFPDNLSEILEDYNLPE from the coding sequence ATGGTGAAAGAAGAAATCGGCAAAACAGCAATCGGCAACACACAGCTTGTGTACTACGTGTACAGTGCTGATGGGAGTTTTGGGGTTGGCATATCGGAAACGAAAACAGAAACTGCCACCGGCACGGTCCTCGGCGGCCGCAAGCAAGCAGTAAACTTGGCAAACACACTGCTGCGCAACCTTGTATTCCCGGATAATCTTTCAGAAATTTTGGAAGACTACAATTTACCCGAATAA
- a CDS encoding glycoside hydrolase family 27 protein — protein MLRKKDRVALTPPMGWNSWDCFAATVTEEQLLENAAYMAAHLKKYGWEYIVCDIQWSEPLAGTGEREYRNFARLTLDQYGRQMPAENRFPSAAGGKGFAPIAKKIHAMGLKFGIHIMRGIPRQAVHEHLPVLGTDVTADQVALPDSISRWNGDMYGLDPQKPEAQAYYDSIFQLYASWGVDFVKVDDICNTNMYPHNPYSAEKEIEMIRRAIDNSGRGMVLSLSPGPAVIEKAWHMEKNANMWRITDDFWDKWELLKAMFERCEVWQKHVSFGCWPDCDMLPLGHIGAGFHAARETNFTRPEQVTMMTLWSIFRSPLIMGGNLPECDSWTLSLLTNAEVLHLLGHSSDACQLARDDAHAVWTSLDEDGSRYLSLFNLGEEEAEISCPLAEVSLFAAQVRDLWQRKDLGAVESTVSAKIAPHGAVLLKLTELHEIE, from the coding sequence ATGCTGCGAAAAAAAGACAGGGTGGCATTGACGCCGCCAATGGGCTGGAACAGTTGGGACTGCTTTGCCGCAACCGTTACTGAGGAACAGCTGCTGGAAAATGCCGCTTACATGGCCGCCCATTTGAAGAAATACGGCTGGGAATATATCGTCTGTGATATCCAGTGGTCGGAGCCGCTGGCAGGAACCGGTGAACGGGAGTATCGCAACTTTGCCCGCTTGACACTTGACCAGTATGGCCGCCAGATGCCCGCTGAAAACCGCTTTCCTTCTGCGGCAGGCGGGAAGGGCTTTGCACCCATTGCGAAAAAGATTCATGCAATGGGTTTAAAGTTCGGTATTCATATCATGCGCGGTATCCCACGTCAGGCGGTGCATGAGCACCTGCCGGTGCTGGGAACAGATGTAACTGCCGACCAAGTGGCGCTGCCGGATTCCATCAGCCGCTGGAATGGTGACATGTACGGGCTTGACCCGCAGAAGCCGGAAGCACAGGCGTACTACGATTCCATTTTTCAGCTGTATGCCTCCTGGGGTGTTGACTTTGTAAAAGTGGACGATATCTGCAACACCAATATGTACCCGCACAATCCCTATTCTGCGGAAAAAGAAATTGAAATGATTCGCCGTGCAATTGACAACAGCGGCCGCGGGATGGTGCTCAGCCTTTCCCCGGGACCAGCTGTGATTGAAAAAGCATGGCACATGGAGAAAAACGCCAATATGTGGCGTATTACAGATGATTTTTGGGACAAGTGGGAGCTGCTCAAGGCAATGTTTGAGCGCTGCGAAGTTTGGCAGAAGCACGTTTCTTTCGGATGCTGGCCAGACTGCGATATGCTGCCGCTGGGGCATATTGGTGCGGGATTCCATGCAGCAAGAGAAACGAACTTTACCCGCCCAGAGCAGGTAACTATGATGACTCTGTGGAGCATTTTCCGTTCACCGCTAATAATGGGGGGAAACCTGCCGGAGTGTGACAGCTGGACGCTTTCTCTGCTGACAAACGCGGAGGTTCTGCACCTGCTGGGGCATTCCAGTGATGCTTGCCAGCTTGCGCGGGATGATGCACACGCTGTGTGGACAAGTTTGGATGAGGATGGCAGCCGCTACCTTTCGCTGTTCAACCTTGGCGAAGAAGAAGCGGAGATTTCCTGCCCGCTTGCGGAAGTGTCCCTTTTCGCCGCGCAGGTGCGTGACCTGTGGCAGAGAAAAGATCTTGGCGCAGTGGAGAGTACGGTTAGCGCAAAGATTGCACCGCACGGCGCGGTGCTGCTAAAGTTGACGGAACTGCACGAAATCGAATAA
- a CDS encoding aldose 1-epimerase family protein, which produces MITTIENKNLSVKIDSLGAQLNSISLNGREYLWQGDPKWWPRRAPVLFPIVGSLRGGQAESAAGTCRMGRHGLARNLEHKILRQTAEAVTYELTSTADTLEQYPYDFRLCMSYRITAPGTLENRFAVTNTGKHPMPFVVGGHPAFQVPAGQAEGEAFEDYELRFTKKMTCTSPVLVGKDGLLDFTNQIPVLHNASILPLSHRLFDHDALVFEQVPNNTITLIGRKSEHGVRVDFPGFDYLGIWSAAGDAPFVALEPWTGCSTATDEDNCFEHKRGMRSLAPGETAEYAFSISVF; this is translated from the coding sequence ATGATTACAACCATTGAAAATAAAAATCTCAGCGTTAAAATCGACTCTCTTGGTGCACAGCTAAACAGCATTTCTCTAAACGGACGTGAGTATCTCTGGCAGGGCGACCCAAAGTGGTGGCCACGGCGCGCGCCGGTGCTGTTCCCCATTGTTGGCAGCCTGCGGGGCGGCCAGGCAGAATCCGCCGCCGGTACCTGCCGCATGGGACGGCATGGACTTGCACGCAATTTGGAACACAAAATTTTGCGGCAGACCGCAGAAGCAGTCACATACGAACTGACCTCCACTGCGGACACACTGGAGCAGTATCCATACGATTTCCGCCTGTGCATGTCCTACCGCATCACTGCCCCCGGTACACTGGAAAACCGCTTTGCCGTAACCAACACCGGCAAGCATCCCATGCCCTTTGTGGTTGGCGGGCACCCCGCTTTTCAGGTTCCTGCCGGGCAGGCTGAAGGAGAAGCCTTTGAGGACTATGAACTGCGCTTTACGAAGAAAATGACCTGTACTTCCCCTGTGCTTGTTGGGAAAGATGGTCTGCTGGACTTTACGAACCAGATTCCTGTACTGCACAATGCATCCATTCTCCCGCTTTCTCACCGGCTGTTTGACCACGATGCGCTTGTGTTTGAGCAAGTACCGAATAACACGATCACACTGATTGGCCGTAAAAGTGAGCACGGTGTGCGGGTGGACTTCCCCGGCTTTGATTATCTCGGCATCTGGTCAGCGGCTGGTGACGCGCCCTTTGTTGCACTGGAACCATGGACGGGCTGCAGCACCGCAACTGACGAGGATAACTGCTTTGAGCACAAGCGCGGCATGCGTTCGCTCGCGCCGGGCGAAACCGCAGAGTATGCGTTCTCTATTTCCGTATTTTAA
- a CDS encoding ABC transporter ATP-binding protein translates to MIEAKGLSKKFGAKAALDKIDVAIGQGSIYGLVGSNGAGKSTFLRLLAGVYSPDGGELLVDDCQLFENSSVKQRVFFISDYPYFFPHATVQSMAEYYSKLYAKWNAQKYAEMLRTFPIDPKLPISRMSKGMQRQAAIICAIACQPDYLLMDEIFDGLDPVMRQLLKRIVSGEVSDRGMTVIIASHNLRELEDFCDHVGLFHRGGVLFERELDELKLGICKVQAVFRPMIDPAVLTKLQIITSKVHGSILELVVKNSQADALAVLEELHPLTAEALPLTLEEVFISEMEVNGYDIDSILA, encoded by the coding sequence ATGATTGAGGCAAAGGGCCTTAGCAAAAAATTTGGTGCAAAAGCAGCACTGGATAAAATCGATGTTGCCATTGGGCAGGGTTCTATTTACGGCTTAGTGGGCAGCAATGGGGCAGGGAAAAGCACGTTTTTGCGGCTGCTTGCCGGTGTTTATTCGCCGGACGGCGGGGAACTGCTGGTGGATGACTGCCAGCTATTTGAGAACAGCAGCGTAAAGCAGCGCGTGTTTTTTATCAGCGATTATCCATACTTTTTTCCGCATGCAACGGTGCAGAGCATGGCGGAATATTACAGTAAACTGTATGCTAAGTGGAACGCACAAAAATATGCGGAAATGCTGCGCACTTTTCCTATTGACCCAAAGCTGCCCATTAGCCGGATGAGCAAGGGAATGCAGCGGCAGGCGGCAATTATCTGCGCGATTGCCTGCCAGCCGGATTACCTTTTAATGGACGAAATCTTTGACGGCCTTGATCCGGTCATGCGGCAGCTGCTCAAACGCATTGTGTCCGGAGAGGTGAGTGACCGCGGTATGACGGTGATTATAGCAAGCCATAACCTGCGGGAACTGGAGGATTTTTGTGACCATGTGGGGCTGTTCCACAGGGGCGGCGTGTTGTTTGAACGTGAGTTGGATGAACTCAAACTTGGCATCTGCAAAGTGCAGGCGGTGTTTCGGCCAATGATTGATCCGGCCGTTCTGACAAAACTGCAGATTATAACCAGTAAAGTGCACGGCTCTATTCTGGAGTTGGTTGTGAAAAACAGTCAGGCGGATGCGCTGGCAGTACTGGAGGAACTGCATCCGCTGACGGCGGAAGCATTGCCGCTTACGCTCGAGGAAGTCTTTATCAGTGAAATGGAGGTGAATGGCTATGACATTGACAGCATCCTTGCCTGA
- a CDS encoding arabinan endo-1,5-alpha-L-arabinosidase — MNRLFRKIVCAVLGAAVLAVSSGCGSSANHAGMEGLQMPKEADFAFGTTKYSQNAQVGGHDPCMIKDAKSGYYYAYSTDNSVDNTKPGKGIQIRRSKDLVNWEFVGVALSEKAILQAQDNGANAEPVGTFWAPCVRCVDGQYRLYYAATKAFGSSESRIWMATSASPEGPFENTGVAVSSWVEDGAPTGPNAIDPEIVNTPEGKTYMVYGSFFGGIFVKELKADGMPVNTDRKSADYFGTCVANKGGSAIDGPEGSSILYNKDTGYYYLFLSYGWLGDNYDIRVGRSKTVTGPYVDYAGHNMTENTKGLTTGTKLASSYCFTATKPGGKQQYTNDDWAWGGFRGPGHGAPYQDGNDFYFIHHIRDGAECYKTESEGKTSYNMHYMMVRKMYFVDGWPVLSPERFAGEKEQKISTSTLAGSWECISFTSFDNSQETSLKAQLSALGSDGTGKLELGGKNGSWSYDENQNLLTLKLPDGSTLHAKAETCWDLENSKAAVCFTGLSSDGTAWWGKTTTESKS; from the coding sequence ATGAATCGATTGTTCCGAAAAATAGTGTGTGCGGTACTTGGCGCAGCAGTGCTGGCGGTTTCGTCCGGCTGCGGCAGCAGTGCCAATCATGCGGGTATGGAGGGTTTGCAGATGCCAAAAGAAGCAGATTTTGCTTTTGGTACCACCAAATACAGCCAGAACGCACAGGTCGGCGGACATGACCCGTGCATGATTAAAGACGCAAAAAGCGGTTATTATTATGCCTACTCAACCGACAATTCCGTGGACAACACCAAACCGGGCAAGGGCATTCAGATTCGCCGTTCAAAAGATTTGGTAAACTGGGAATTTGTCGGCGTGGCACTTTCGGAAAAAGCAATTCTGCAGGCGCAGGACAACGGCGCTAATGCAGAGCCAGTCGGTACATTCTGGGCGCCGTGCGTGCGGTGTGTGGACGGTCAGTACCGGCTTTACTACGCAGCGACAAAAGCGTTTGGCAGCAGTGAGTCACGCATTTGGATGGCGACCTCGGCTTCTCCGGAAGGCCCCTTTGAAAACACAGGCGTTGCGGTAAGCAGTTGGGTGGAGGACGGCGCACCCACCGGTCCGAATGCGATTGATCCGGAAATTGTGAATACCCCTGAGGGCAAAACCTACATGGTTTACGGTTCGTTCTTTGGCGGCATTTTTGTGAAAGAACTGAAAGCAGATGGAATGCCGGTCAATACTGACCGGAAATCTGCCGACTATTTCGGCACCTGTGTTGCCAACAAAGGCGGCAGTGCCATTGACGGCCCGGAGGGTTCCTCAATCCTGTACAACAAGGATACCGGATACTATTATCTGTTCCTGTCCTATGGCTGGCTGGGCGATAACTACGACATTCGCGTTGGCCGCAGCAAAACCGTGACTGGCCCTTATGTCGATTACGCCGGACATAACATGACAGAAAACACAAAAGGACTGACCACCGGTACCAAGCTTGCTTCCAGCTACTGCTTTACGGCAACTAAGCCGGGCGGCAAGCAGCAGTACACCAATGACGACTGGGCATGGGGCGGTTTCCGCGGCCCCGGTCACGGTGCACCGTATCAGGATGGCAATGATTTTTATTTTATTCATCATATTCGTGATGGTGCGGAGTGCTACAAAACGGAATCGGAAGGTAAAACTTCCTACAATATGCACTACATGATGGTGCGCAAGATGTACTTTGTAGACGGTTGGCCGGTGCTCAGTCCGGAACGTTTTGCTGGGGAGAAAGAACAGAAAATTTCCACTTCTACCCTTGCAGGCAGCTGGGAGTGTATTTCATTTACCAGCTTCGATAACAGCCAGGAAACTAGCTTAAAAGCGCAGCTGAGCGCCCTTGGAAGTGACGGCACCGGCAAGCTGGAACTGGGTGGAAAAAACGGCAGTTGGAGTTACGACGAAAACCAGAACCTGCTGACACTCAAGCTGCCGGACGGCAGTACCCTGCACGCCAAGGCAGAAACCTGCTGGGATTTGGAAAACAGCAAAGCAGCAGTTTGCTTTACCGGCCTGAGCAGTGACGGTACGGCCTGGTGGGGCAAAACAACAACAGAGAGCAAGTCGTAA